A single window of Streptomyces sp. NBC_00464 DNA harbors:
- a CDS encoding DUF3263 domain-containing protein codes for MTALPPNGPEGPDDAAPLSDRDRAVLAVERQSWAGPGAKERAIREQLGISPTRYYQLLNALLDDRRALQADPVTVNRLRRVREARRGRR; via the coding sequence ATGACCGCCCTCCCCCCGAACGGCCCCGAAGGCCCCGACGACGCCGCCCCGCTGTCCGACCGGGACCGCGCGGTCCTGGCGGTCGAGCGGCAGTCGTGGGCGGGCCCCGGGGCGAAGGAGCGGGCGATCAGGGAACAGCTCGGCATCTCCCCGACCCGCTACTACCAACTGCTGAACGCCCTGCTGGACGACCGGCGGGCGCTGCAGGCGGACCCGGTGACGGTGAACCGCCTGCGACGCGTCCGGGAGGCCCGGCGGGGGCGGCGGTGA
- a CDS encoding cold-shock protein, whose protein sequence is MAQGTVKWFNAEKGYGFIAVDGGADVFVHYSAIQMDGYRTLEEGQRVEFEISQGQKGPQADMVKLAVG, encoded by the coding sequence ATGGCTCAGGGCACCGTCAAGTGGTTCAACGCGGAGAAGGGGTACGGCTTCATCGCGGTCGACGGTGGTGCGGATGTTTTCGTCCACTACAGCGCGATCCAGATGGACGGGTACCGCACCCTCGAAGAGGGTCAGCGAGTTGAATTCGAGATCTCGCAGGGCCAGAAGGGGCCGCAGGCGGACATGGTCAAGCTCGCCGTCGGCTGA
- the groL gene encoding chaperonin GroEL (60 kDa chaperone family; promotes refolding of misfolded polypeptides especially under stressful conditions; forms two stacked rings of heptamers to form a barrel-shaped 14mer; ends can be capped by GroES; misfolded proteins enter the barrel where they are refolded when GroES binds), translating to MAKIIAFDEEARRGLERGMNQLADAVKVTLGPKGRNVVLEKKWGAPTITNDGVSIAKEIELEDPYEKIGAELVKEVAKKTDDVAGDGTTTATVLAQALVREGLRNVAAGANPMALKRGIEKAVEAVSAALLEQAKDVETKEQIASTASISAADTQIGELIAEAMDKVGKEGVITVEESQTFGLELELTEGMRFDKGYISAYFATDMERMESSLDDPYILIVNSKISNVKDLLPLLEKVMQSGKPLLIIAEDVEGEALSTLVVNKIRGTFKSVAVKAPGFGDRRKAMLGDIAILTGGTVISEEVGLKLENAGLDLLGRARKVVITKDETTIVDGSGDSDQVQGRVNQIRAEIENSDSDYDREKLQERLAKLAGGVAVIKAGAATEVELKERKHRIEDAVRNAKAAVEEGIVAGGGVALLQASAVFEKLELTGDEATGANAVKLALEAPLKQIAVNGGLEGGVVVEKVRNLPIGHGLNAATGEYVDMIAEGILDPAKVTRSALQNAASIAALFLTTEAVIADKPEKAAAGGAPGGMPGGDMDF from the coding sequence ATGGCCAAGATCATCGCCTTCGACGAGGAGGCCCGGCGCGGTCTTGAGCGCGGCATGAACCAGCTCGCCGACGCCGTCAAGGTCACCCTCGGCCCCAAGGGCCGCAACGTCGTCCTTGAGAAGAAGTGGGGCGCCCCCACGATCACCAACGATGGTGTTTCCATCGCCAAGGAGATCGAGCTGGAGGACCCGTACGAGAAGATCGGTGCGGAGCTGGTCAAGGAGGTCGCCAAGAAGACGGACGACGTCGCCGGCGACGGTACGACCACCGCCACCGTTCTCGCTCAGGCGCTCGTCCGCGAGGGCCTTCGCAACGTGGCCGCAGGCGCCAACCCGATGGCTCTCAAGCGGGGCATCGAGAAGGCCGTCGAGGCCGTCTCCGCCGCCCTCCTGGAGCAGGCCAAGGACGTGGAGACCAAGGAGCAGATCGCTTCGACCGCCTCCATCTCCGCCGCTGACACCCAGATCGGCGAGCTCATCGCCGAGGCCATGGACAAGGTCGGCAAGGAAGGCGTCATCACCGTCGAGGAGTCCCAGACCTTCGGTCTGGAGCTGGAGCTCACCGAGGGTATGCGCTTCGACAAGGGCTACATCTCGGCGTACTTCGCCACGGACATGGAGCGCATGGAGTCGTCCCTGGACGACCCGTACATCCTGATCGTGAACTCGAAGATCAGCAACGTGAAGGACCTCCTTCCGCTGCTGGAGAAGGTCATGCAGTCCGGCAAGCCGCTGCTGATCATCGCCGAGGACGTCGAGGGCGAGGCCCTGTCGACCCTGGTCGTCAACAAGATCCGTGGCACCTTCAAGTCCGTCGCCGTCAAGGCCCCGGGCTTCGGTGACCGCCGCAAGGCCATGCTCGGCGACATCGCCATCCTCACCGGTGGCACCGTCATCTCCGAGGAGGTCGGCCTCAAGCTGGAGAACGCCGGTCTCGACCTGCTCGGCCGCGCCCGCAAGGTCGTCATCACCAAGGACGAGACGACGATCGTCGACGGCTCCGGTGACAGCGACCAGGTTCAGGGTCGCGTCAACCAGATCCGCGCCGAGATCGAGAACTCCGACTCGGACTACGACCGCGAGAAGCTCCAGGAGCGCCTCGCGAAGCTGGCCGGCGGCGTGGCCGTCATCAAGGCCGGTGCCGCGACCGAGGTCGAGCTCAAGGAGCGCAAGCACCGCATCGAGGACGCGGTGCGCAACGCCAAGGCCGCCGTCGAGGAGGGCATCGTCGCCGGTGGTGGCGTGGCTCTGCTCCAGGCCTCGGCCGTCTTCGAGAAGCTCGAGCTCACGGGTGACGAGGCGACCGGCGCCAACGCCGTCAAGCTGGCGCTGGAGGCTCCGCTCAAGCAGATCGCCGTCAACGGTGGTCTCGAGGGTGGCGTCGTCGTCGAGAAGGTGCGCAACCTGCCGATCGGTCACGGCCTCAACGCCGCGACCGGCGAGTACGTCGACATGATCGCCGAGGGCATTCTCGACCCGGCGAAGGTCACGCGCTCCGCCCTGCAGAACGCCGCGTCCATCGCCGCGCTCTTCCTCACCACCGAGGCCGTCATCGCCGACAAGCCGGAGAAGGCCGCTGCCGGCGGCGCTCCGGGCGGCATGCCGGGCGGTGACATGGACTTCTGA
- the thrC gene encoding threonine synthase: protein MAVETVAANTESSVDLGPAAALSCRECGERFALGPIFACASCFGPLEVAYDLPSGSPDELKKRIEAGPNNIWRYAPLLPVPSDVADKPNINPGFTKLVKADNLARELGVTGGLYVKDDSGNPTHSFKDRVVAIAVEAARAFGFTTLSCSSTGNLAGAVGAAAARAGLRSCVFIPHDLEQGKVVMAAVYGGELVGIEGNYDDVNRFCSELIGDPLGEGWGFVNVNLRPYYGEGSKTLAYEICEQLGWRLPDQIVIPIASGSQLTKIDKGLQELIKLGLVEDKPYKIFGAQAEGCSPVSSAFKAGHDVVRPQKPNTIAKSLAIGNPADGPYVLDIARRTGGAVDDVNDEQVVDAIKLLARTEGIFAETAGGVTVGVTKKLIEAGLLDPSLTTVVLNTGDGLKTLDAVAATSQASATIRPSLEAFRAAGLATTS, encoded by the coding sequence ATGGCTGTTGAGACTGTTGCAGCAAACACCGAATCTTCCGTGGACCTCGGTCCCGCCGCGGCGCTTTCCTGCCGCGAATGCGGAGAGCGATTCGCACTCGGTCCGATTTTCGCCTGCGCGTCCTGTTTCGGGCCGCTCGAAGTGGCGTACGACCTGCCGAGCGGCTCCCCGGACGAGCTGAAGAAGCGCATCGAGGCCGGACCCAACAACATCTGGCGCTACGCGCCGCTGCTGCCGGTCCCGTCCGATGTCGCGGACAAGCCCAACATCAACCCCGGCTTCACCAAGCTGGTCAAGGCCGACAACCTCGCCCGCGAGCTGGGCGTCACCGGCGGTCTGTACGTCAAGGACGACTCCGGCAACCCGACGCACTCCTTCAAGGACCGCGTCGTCGCGATCGCCGTCGAGGCCGCCCGCGCCTTCGGATTCACCACCCTGTCCTGCTCCTCCACCGGCAACCTCGCCGGCGCCGTCGGTGCCGCCGCCGCCCGTGCCGGTCTGCGCAGCTGCGTGTTCATCCCGCACGACCTGGAGCAGGGCAAGGTCGTCATGGCCGCTGTGTACGGCGGTGAGCTGGTCGGCATCGAGGGCAACTACGACGACGTCAACCGCTTCTGCTCCGAGCTCATCGGCGACCCGCTCGGCGAGGGCTGGGGCTTCGTCAACGTCAACCTGCGCCCGTACTACGGCGAAGGGTCCAAGACCCTCGCGTACGAGATCTGCGAGCAGCTCGGCTGGCGGCTGCCCGACCAGATCGTCATCCCGATCGCGTCCGGCTCCCAGCTCACGAAGATCGACAAGGGTCTCCAGGAGCTGATCAAGCTCGGCCTGGTCGAGGACAAGCCGTACAAGATCTTCGGCGCCCAGGCCGAGGGCTGCTCCCCGGTCTCCTCCGCCTTCAAGGCCGGTCACGACGTGGTGCGGCCGCAGAAGCCGAACACGATCGCCAAGTCCCTGGCGATCGGCAACCCGGCCGACGGCCCGTACGTCCTGGACATCGCCCGCCGCACCGGTGGCGCCGTCGACGACGTCAACGACGAGCAGGTCGTCGACGCGATCAAGCTGCTGGCCCGCACCGAGGGCATCTTCGCCGAGACCGCGGGCGGGGTGACGGTCGGCGTGACGAAGAAGCTGATCGAGGCCGGCCTGCTGGACCCGTCGCTCACCACCGTCGTCCTGAACACCGGTGACGGCCTCAAGACGCTGGACGCGGTGGCCGCCACCTCGCAGGCGAGCGCCACGATCCGGCCGAGCCTGGAAGCCTTCCGCGCCGCCGGACTCGCCACCACCAGCTGA
- a CDS encoding sensor domain-containing protein gives MLYTLLLPLAHSLILVLQYVMKAAQDHGHQELGPLLLLAALAVVAVAGPGFERIRVRFWLGEEIGRRDGDNRFFRHAAFFVLNMLVGALGFLAVAGWLLVSARNLTYPVWGWRPYPDPAWGGPHPIGVVALHFAAGVVTFFAGPWVIVRLAGLQVRLVRRFIGSGQAG, from the coding sequence ATGCTGTACACCCTCCTGCTGCCGCTCGCGCATAGTCTGATCCTGGTTCTGCAGTACGTCATGAAAGCCGCGCAGGACCACGGTCACCAGGAACTCGGACCCCTGCTCCTGCTGGCCGCGCTCGCCGTGGTCGCCGTGGCCGGTCCCGGCTTCGAGCGGATACGTGTCCGGTTCTGGCTGGGTGAGGAGATCGGCCGCCGTGACGGGGACAACCGCTTCTTCCGCCATGCCGCGTTCTTCGTACTCAACATGCTCGTGGGCGCGCTCGGGTTCCTCGCCGTGGCCGGCTGGCTGCTCGTCTCCGCGCGCAACCTCACGTATCCGGTGTGGGGTTGGCGCCCCTACCCGGACCCGGCCTGGGGCGGCCCACACCCGATCGGGGTGGTCGCCCTGCACTTCGCGGCAGGCGTGGTGACCTTCTTCGCCGGTCCGTGGGTCATCGTGCGGCTGGCGGGGCTGCAGGTCCGCCTGGTGCGGCGGTTCATCGGTTCGGGTCAGGCCGGCTGA
- a CDS encoding alpha,alpha-trehalose-phosphate synthase (UDP-forming) produces the protein MVSEHALQPAAQVLVASNRGPVSYTLREDGSLDAKRGGGGLVSGLSAVDDKTWVCAALGDGDREAVRRGVGEPGVRMLDIDADVHADAYNGIANSVLWFVHHLLYQTPVEPVFDAEFRRQWASFETYNRAFAAALAEEAGEGAAVLVQDYHLALVPGMLRELRPDLRIGHFSHTPWAPVDYFRLLPDDIAEQLLHGILGADRAAFLTRRWADAFIGCCTEILGGTGHTRIGVHGLGADADFLRRRSHEADVDERMAALREQVGPGRKTIVRVDRTELSKNIVRGMLAYRALLDGRPEWRGRVVHIAFAYPSRQDLAVYREYTAEVQRVADGINSAYGTADWTPVVLHVKDDFARSLAAYRLADVALVNPIRDGMNLVAKEVPVVSDDGCALVLSREAGAYEELGTDAITVNPYDVSATADALHEALTMADDERAARTKRLAAAATALPPQQWFLDQLEALRQG, from the coding sequence ATGGTCTCCGAGCACGCCCTCCAGCCCGCTGCCCAGGTCCTCGTCGCGTCCAACCGCGGCCCGGTCTCGTACACGCTGCGCGAGGACGGCTCGCTCGACGCCAAACGCGGCGGTGGCGGGCTCGTCTCCGGCCTGAGCGCCGTGGACGACAAGACATGGGTCTGCGCCGCCCTCGGGGACGGTGACCGCGAGGCGGTGCGGCGCGGGGTCGGCGAACCGGGCGTCCGGATGCTCGACATCGACGCGGACGTGCACGCCGACGCGTACAACGGCATCGCCAACTCGGTGCTCTGGTTCGTCCACCACCTGCTCTACCAGACCCCCGTCGAGCCCGTCTTCGACGCGGAGTTCCGCCGGCAGTGGGCCTCCTTCGAGACGTACAACCGGGCCTTCGCCGCGGCGCTCGCCGAGGAGGCGGGCGAGGGCGCGGCGGTCCTCGTGCAGGACTACCACCTGGCCCTGGTGCCCGGCATGCTCCGCGAGCTCCGCCCCGACCTGCGGATCGGCCACTTCTCGCACACCCCGTGGGCGCCCGTCGACTACTTCCGGCTGCTGCCCGACGACATCGCCGAACAGCTCCTGCACGGCATCCTCGGCGCCGACCGGGCCGCCTTCCTGACCCGCCGCTGGGCGGACGCGTTCATCGGCTGCTGTACGGAGATCCTCGGCGGCACGGGCCACACCCGGATCGGGGTGCACGGCCTCGGCGCCGACGCGGACTTCCTGCGCCGCCGCTCCCACGAGGCGGACGTGGACGAGCGGATGGCGGCGCTGCGGGAGCAGGTGGGCCCCGGCCGGAAGACGATCGTGCGGGTGGACCGTACGGAACTCTCCAAGAACATCGTCCGCGGGATGCTCGCCTACCGCGCCCTGCTCGACGGGCGGCCCGAGTGGCGCGGTCGCGTCGTCCACATCGCGTTCGCCTACCCCTCGCGCCAGGACCTGGCGGTCTACCGGGAGTACACCGCCGAGGTGCAGCGCGTCGCCGACGGGATCAACTCTGCGTACGGCACGGCCGACTGGACCCCGGTCGTCCTCCACGTCAAGGACGACTTCGCCCGCTCGCTGGCGGCGTACCGGCTGGCGGACGTCGCACTCGTCAACCCGATCCGGGACGGGATGAACCTGGTCGCCAAGGAGGTCCCGGTCGTCTCCGACGACGGCTGCGCGCTGGTGCTGTCGCGGGAGGCGGGGGCGTACGAGGAGCTGGGCACCGACGCGATCACGGTGAACCCGTACGACGTGTCCGCCACCGCCGACGCACTGCACGAGGCGCTGACGATGGCGGACGACGAGCGGGCGGCCCGCACGAAGCGGCTGGCCGCGGCGGCCACCGCGCTGCCGCCGCAGCAGTGGTTCCTGGACCAGCTAGAGGCGCTGCGCCAGGGCTGA
- a CDS encoding glucosyl-3-phosphoglycerate synthase produces MLEEVERWLTRRSWSAADRPLDRLLDARNGAHGPGVSVVLPALNEAETVGDIVTTIRRELMEKVRLVDELVVIDSGSTDATTEVARRAGARVVHRDAILPRVPAAPGKGEVLWRSLLVTGGDIVCFIDADLKDFSADFVSGIVGPLLTDPDVQFVKAMYDRPLGNTAGQGGRVTELVARPLLNLHWPQLAGFVQPLGGEYAVRRSLLERLPFPVGYGVELGLLVDALHTVGLDALAQVDVGVRIHRHQDGQALGRMAAAIYRTAQLRLSRGHLVRPSLTQFERGEHGFVPRTYAVDTEERPPMREIEEYLSRRAA; encoded by the coding sequence GTGCTGGAAGAGGTCGAACGCTGGCTGACCAGGCGTTCCTGGTCAGCCGCCGACCGTCCGCTGGACCGTCTGCTGGACGCCAGGAACGGCGCGCACGGGCCGGGCGTGAGTGTGGTGCTGCCTGCGCTGAACGAGGCCGAGACGGTCGGGGACATCGTCACGACGATCCGGCGCGAGCTCATGGAGAAGGTCCGGCTGGTCGACGAGCTCGTGGTGATCGACTCCGGCTCGACGGACGCCACCACCGAGGTCGCCCGCCGGGCGGGCGCCCGGGTCGTCCACCGCGACGCGATCCTCCCCCGCGTCCCCGCCGCCCCCGGCAAGGGCGAGGTGCTCTGGCGGTCGCTCCTGGTGACCGGCGGCGACATCGTGTGCTTCATCGACGCGGACCTGAAGGACTTCTCGGCGGACTTCGTCTCCGGCATCGTCGGCCCGCTGCTGACCGACCCGGACGTGCAGTTCGTCAAGGCGATGTACGACCGCCCGCTCGGCAACACGGCAGGTCAGGGCGGTCGTGTGACCGAGCTGGTGGCCCGGCCGCTGCTCAATCTGCACTGGCCGCAGCTGGCCGGCTTCGTCCAGCCGCTGGGCGGCGAGTACGCCGTGCGCCGCTCGCTCCTGGAGCGGCTGCCCTTCCCGGTCGGTTACGGAGTGGAGCTGGGCCTGCTCGTCGACGCCCTGCACACCGTCGGCCTGGACGCGCTCGCCCAGGTGGACGTCGGGGTCAGGATCCACCGCCACCAGGACGGCCAGGCGCTCGGACGGATGGCGGCCGCCATCTACCGCACCGCCCAGCTGCGGCTCTCCAGGGGGCATCTGGTCCGCCCGTCGCTGACGCAGTTCGAGCGCGGCGAGCACGGTTTCGTCCCGCGCACGTATGCGGTGGACACGGAGGAGCGGCCGCCGATGCGGGAGATCGAGGAGTACCTTTCACGCCGCGCGGCGTGA
- a CDS encoding TetR/AcrR family transcriptional regulator, with the protein MTRAEGAGATGVDPRELWLTPDRPRRGRRPAFSREAITVAAVALADAEGIEAVTMRRVAAEVGAGVMSLYSYAPDKETLLDLMIDHVNGELSASAPLTGDWRADLKAIGHLQRDHMLRHPWLATAVPARRTLGPRTLAFLEHALAALRPSGLDGGARLEVFAQLTAFVAGHVAHEVAQAEAALSPDRAAAEALYLTTVAADGHHPELAEALASAARPVTPDATFARFLNRLVDGLDAD; encoded by the coding sequence GTGACCCGTGCCGAAGGGGCGGGCGCCACCGGCGTCGACCCCCGAGAACTCTGGCTGACCCCGGACCGGCCCCGCCGGGGGCGCAGGCCCGCCTTCAGCCGCGAGGCGATCACGGTGGCGGCCGTCGCCCTGGCCGACGCCGAGGGAATCGAAGCGGTCACCATGCGGCGGGTCGCCGCCGAGGTGGGCGCCGGCGTCATGTCGCTCTACAGCTACGCCCCCGACAAGGAGACGCTGCTGGACCTGATGATCGACCACGTCAACGGCGAACTGTCCGCGTCCGCTCCGCTCACCGGCGACTGGCGGGCCGACCTCAAGGCCATCGGGCACCTCCAGCGCGACCACATGCTCCGCCACCCCTGGCTGGCCACGGCGGTCCCCGCCCGCCGGACGCTCGGCCCCCGCACCCTCGCCTTCCTGGAGCACGCTCTGGCCGCCCTGCGGCCCAGCGGTCTCGACGGCGGCGCCCGGCTTGAGGTCTTTGCCCAGCTCACCGCGTTCGTGGCCGGGCACGTGGCCCACGAGGTGGCGCAGGCCGAGGCCGCCCTGTCGCCGGACCGCGCCGCGGCCGAGGCGCTCTACCTCACCACCGTCGCGGCGGACGGCCACCACCCGGAACTGGCGGAGGCTCTCGCCTCGGCCGCCCGCCCGGTCACCCCCGACGCCACGTTCGCCCGCTTCCTGAACCGGCTGGTGGACGGGCTGGACGCGGACTGA
- a CDS encoding SIS domain-containing protein: MSRTASEIATQPSCWRRAAEAGAAFDGLPRPGERVAVTGCGTSWFMAIAYAALREAAGQGETDAYASSEFPAGRAYDRVVAITRSGTTSEVLALLGELRGKVATVALTADPKTPVMEAADTVAVLDWADEESVVQTRFATTALAFLRAGLEAAGPLPAGVKTVAEAAVDAELAVTEPLDETVVAAEQWTFLGRGWTYGLAQEAGLKMREAAGAWTESYPAMEYRHGPIAITGPNRVAWVFGALPEGLAGEVAAVGGTLVAHRSADPMADLIRAQRLAVVLAESKGYDPDHPRNLSRSVILPA, from the coding sequence ATGTCCCGTACCGCATCAGAAATCGCCACCCAGCCCAGCTGCTGGCGTCGTGCCGCAGAGGCGGGCGCGGCCTTCGACGGGCTGCCGCGTCCGGGCGAGCGGGTCGCCGTGACCGGGTGCGGCACCTCCTGGTTCATGGCCATCGCCTACGCAGCGCTGCGGGAGGCGGCCGGGCAGGGCGAGACGGACGCCTACGCCTCCTCGGAGTTCCCGGCCGGGCGGGCGTACGACCGGGTCGTGGCGATCACCCGCTCGGGCACGACGAGCGAGGTGCTGGCGCTGCTGGGCGAGCTGCGCGGCAAGGTCGCCACGGTCGCGCTGACCGCCGACCCGAAGACGCCGGTCATGGAGGCCGCCGACACGGTGGCCGTACTGGACTGGGCGGACGAGGAGTCGGTCGTCCAGACCCGGTTCGCCACCACCGCGCTCGCCTTCCTGCGGGCCGGGCTGGAGGCGGCGGGCCCGCTCCCGGCCGGCGTGAAGACGGTCGCCGAGGCCGCCGTCGACGCGGAGCTGGCGGTGACCGAGCCGCTGGACGAGACGGTGGTCGCGGCCGAGCAGTGGACGTTCCTGGGGCGCGGCTGGACCTACGGGCTCGCCCAGGAGGCCGGGCTGAAGATGCGCGAGGCGGCGGGCGCCTGGACCGAGTCGTACCCCGCGATGGAGTACCGGCACGGCCCGATCGCGATCACCGGCCCGAACCGGGTGGCATGGGTCTTCGGCGCGCTGCCCGAAGGGCTCGCAGGCGAGGTCGCGGCGGTCGGCGGGACGCTGGTCGCCCACCGGTCGGCGGACCCGATGGCCGACCTGATCCGGGCGCAGCGGCTCGCCGTGGTCCTGGCGGAGTCGAAGGGTTACGACCCGGACCACCCGCGCAACCTGTCGCGCAGCGTGATCCTGCCCGCGTAG
- the otsB gene encoding trehalose-phosphatase, with product MGSHPHTPPLPAPTTSAGQEGLAALLARPDRAVIALDFDGTLADIVPDPEQARAHPGAVEALAALAPKVASIAVITGRPAGVAVRHGGFAGVAGLDHLVVLGHYGAERWDAVSGTVRAPAPHPGVAAVRAELPGVLDRFDSWHGTWIEEKGQALAVHTRRAADPQAAFEALRGPLGELAARHGLIVEPGRLVLELRPSGMDKGVALTQYVHETGAESVLYAGDDLGDLAAYAAVEKLRTEGPDGTPGLLVCSGAEVPELAERADLSLPGPGAVVAFLSALAQRL from the coding sequence ATGGGCAGCCACCCGCACACCCCACCCCTGCCGGCCCCGACCACCTCCGCCGGACAGGAGGGCCTCGCCGCGCTCCTCGCCCGGCCCGACCGCGCCGTCATCGCGCTCGATTTCGACGGAACGCTCGCCGACATCGTCCCGGACCCCGAACAGGCCCGTGCCCACCCCGGCGCCGTCGAGGCGCTGGCCGCACTCGCCCCCAAGGTCGCGTCGATCGCCGTGATCACCGGCCGCCCGGCCGGGGTCGCGGTCCGCCACGGCGGCTTCGCCGGGGTCGCGGGACTGGACCATCTCGTCGTCCTCGGCCACTACGGCGCCGAACGCTGGGACGCCGTCTCCGGCACCGTACGCGCCCCCGCCCCGCACCCCGGCGTCGCCGCCGTCCGGGCCGAACTCCCCGGCGTACTCGACAGGTTCGACTCCTGGCACGGCACCTGGATAGAGGAGAAGGGCCAGGCGCTCGCCGTCCACACCCGCCGCGCCGCCGACCCGCAGGCCGCCTTCGAGGCCCTGCGCGGCCCCCTGGGCGAGCTCGCCGCCCGGCACGGCCTGATCGTCGAACCGGGCCGACTGGTCCTGGAGTTGCGCCCCTCCGGCATGGACAAGGGCGTGGCACTCACCCAGTACGTGCACGAGACCGGCGCCGAGTCCGTGCTCTACGCGGGCGACGACCTGGGCGACCTCGCCGCGTACGCCGCCGTGGAGAAGCTCCGCACCGAAGGCCCCGACGGCACCCCCGGCCTGCTGGTGTGCAGCGGCGCGGAAGTGCCCGAACTGGCCGAGCGCGCCGATCTGTCGCTGCCCGGACCCGGGGCCGTCGTGGCGTTCCTGTCAGCCCTGGCGCAGCGCCTCTAG
- a CDS encoding extracellular solute-binding protein, with translation MQRRYLGLTAAVAALGMTATLAGCGGTGSDDVTLKLVAADYGTGEANKSDTYWDGIARSFEASHPGIKVDVTVYPWTDVDRKVAEMVKAGDAPDIAQIGAYADYAKAGKLYSADQMLSIPTQANFLPKLAEAGRYSRVQYGLPFVASTRLLFYNKDLFRQAGLKAPRTWNDIAADAAVLKQRGVTYPIALPLGQEESQAETLMWLLSGGGGYTDDVGSYDIDSAENIKTFDWLKSNLVDKGLVGPVAPGRLDRAKAFAAFSKGDVGMLNGHPTLMEEAQKQGVNVGMVQLPGPDGPTTGSMGVADWIMGFKEGGHRVEAGKFFDFMFSDKNVIEFADKYDMLPVTDSASAAMEDDAKFKPLHKFLATLPDAEFYPFGKTSWAAASESIKENIGKAVEPGANPESVLERIAQESTAAESAE, from the coding sequence GTGCAGCGGCGTTACTTGGGACTGACGGCGGCTGTCGCCGCACTGGGGATGACGGCCACGCTCGCCGGCTGCGGCGGGACCGGCTCGGACGATGTCACGCTGAAACTGGTCGCGGCCGACTACGGCACCGGCGAGGCCAACAAGTCCGACACCTACTGGGACGGGATCGCCCGGAGCTTCGAGGCGTCCCACCCCGGCATCAAGGTCGACGTGACCGTCTATCCGTGGACGGACGTCGACCGCAAGGTCGCCGAGATGGTCAAGGCCGGGGACGCCCCCGACATCGCCCAGATCGGCGCGTACGCGGACTACGCCAAGGCCGGCAAGCTCTACTCCGCCGACCAGATGCTCAGCATCCCCACCCAGGCCAACTTCCTGCCGAAGCTCGCCGAGGCCGGCCGGTACAGCCGCGTCCAGTACGGGCTGCCGTTCGTGGCCAGCACCCGGCTGCTCTTCTACAACAAGGACCTCTTCCGCCAGGCGGGCCTCAAGGCCCCGCGCACCTGGAACGACATAGCCGCCGACGCGGCGGTGCTCAAGCAGCGCGGGGTGACGTACCCGATCGCGCTGCCGCTGGGCCAGGAGGAGTCCCAGGCCGAGACCCTGATGTGGCTGCTCAGCGGTGGCGGCGGCTACACCGATGACGTCGGCTCGTACGACATCGACTCCGCCGAGAACATCAAGACCTTCGACTGGCTGAAGTCGAACCTCGTCGACAAGGGTCTCGTCGGCCCCGTCGCCCCCGGCAGGCTCGACCGGGCCAAGGCCTTCGCGGCGTTCAGCAAGGGCGACGTCGGCATGCTCAACGGCCACCCGACCCTGATGGAAGAGGCTCAGAAGCAGGGCGTGAACGTCGGCATGGTGCAGCTGCCGGGGCCCGACGGGCCCACCACCGGGTCGATGGGCGTCGCCGACTGGATCATGGGGTTCAAGGAGGGCGGCCACCGGGTCGAGGCGGGCAAGTTCTTCGACTTCATGTTCAGCGACAAGAACGTGATCGAGTTCGCCGATAAGTACGACATGCTGCCGGTCACCGACAGCGCGTCCGCCGCGATGGAGGACGACGCCAAGTTCAAGCCGCTGCACAAGTTCCTGGCCACGCTGCCGGACGCGGAGTTCTACCCCTTCGGCAAGACGTCCTGGGCCGCAGCCAGTGAGTCGATCAAGGAGAACATCGGCAAGGCCGTCGAGCCGGGCGCGAACCCGGAGAGCGTGCTCGAACGCATCGCGCAGGAGTCGACGGCCGCGGAGAGCGCGGAGTAG
- a CDS encoding MoaD/ThiS family protein, producing MSVKVRIPTILRTYTGGQAEVPAEGATLSQVIESLEKDHPGIAARVLDDQGKLRRFVNVYVNDDDVRFEGGLDAVTPDGAGVSIIPAVAGGC from the coding sequence ATGAGCGTCAAGGTCCGTATCCCCACCATCCTCCGCACCTACACGGGCGGCCAGGCCGAGGTCCCGGCCGAGGGCGCGACCCTCTCCCAGGTCATCGAGTCCCTGGAGAAGGACCACCCGGGCATCGCCGCCCGCGTCCTGGACGACCAGGGCAAGCTGCGCCGCTTCGTGAACGTGTACGTCAACGACGACGACGTGCGCTTCGAGGGCGGCCTGGACGCGGTCACCCCGGACGGCGCCGGTGTCTCGATCATCCCGGCGGTCGCCGGCGGCTGCTGA